One window of the Ananas comosus cultivar F153 linkage group 21, ASM154086v1, whole genome shotgun sequence genome contains the following:
- the LOC109726482 gene encoding zinc finger CCCH domain-containing protein 27 has protein sequence MLEPSLSSAVDTVQLRSSLAKEEDNSTSSEPISNSEDNDISDDDDDDRNHKHRRREARPQSSDNEANDQPLKRPNKKRNRPLENGQLLSSGDSRGEIQKRRTGVTSSDLGPRTRINQSYRSDPIHRLDSSASMARGRGRGRNMVQWSQHDSRFNPLDSIDFAAQMASQGPPTHASMFVGPGLPGGASTQNGSWGAYGFIPGMSSRILDPIHPLGMQGAIQPTISPLLNLGMPRQRCRDFEERGFCLRGDMCPMEHGVNRIVVEDVQSLSQFNLPVSIPNPQALGIQAGPGSIVPSTAPSSLFTSSKAIVPTKDSKSIVADDALRPNGVSSASVVAEADVYDPDQPLWNNERPETSSLRLPSLNNDEEPTWDADGIGSDSRNRSSAAIVGSESTNSSVWGRIKSGNKSEPGRLTSTNVTAASYTENELKEDDEATPGTIQGKPLKPYSRLRGDQGRNSGRTTQRASRTLYINGIPQKSNRRETLFAHFRKFGNIIDIYIPANSEKAFVQFSKREEAEAALKAPDAVMGNRFIKLWWANRDRISDEGESKVNPKLMQLTNTAGPSMPPQQAVSDGGKEKENQPSVAPKASMGSASDTTLPTTGSSKSLLASGPKTTPPVQKKLESLELLDELRKKQEILAQKRNAFRRELDKLAKQATPVKKGEIIEGQNTGPTTGAARAVTLRPVNVRIQGTHQEAGNSTAEKRNPGDLVSPTPKPSSLTVLQSPKTAKLAARPSALLHNRFKLDNRPTSFRILPPLPAEIADVAVLKDHFSSFGELSSVVLEDAEAHNEGLIEKPSQRCSAVVTFTTRQSAERAYDGGKSWKGHNLQFMWLKATSNSNSSCGLQETSTPISSSGAHTLADLVISESPSSTKGKSVGVQNGEPVANVEGTNTVEVPTSSSEHPPECDVPMDADKSKS, from the exons ATGTTGGAGCCATCTCTCTCATCTGCGGTGGACACTGTACAATTAAGAAGTTCATTGGCAAAGGAAGAAGACAACTCAACTTCTTCTGAACCCATTAGCAATTCTGAAGACAATGACATcagtgatgatgatgacgatgatcgCAATCATAAACACCGAAGGCGTGAGGCCAGACCTCAATCCTCTGACAATGAGGCCAATGATCAACCTCTGAAAAGACCCAACAAGAAGCGAAATAGGCCTCTCGAGAATGGACAACTCCTTTCTAGTGGTGATTCTCGTGGTGAAATCCAGAAGCGACGCACTGGCGTGACTTCTTCGGATTTGGGCCCACGGACTAGAATAAATCAATCATATCGCTCTGATCCGATCCATCGTCTTGATTCATCTGCATCCATGGctcgaggaagaggaagaggaagaaataTGGTACAATGGAGTCAACATGATTCAAGATTCAACCCACTTGACTCAATTGATTTTGCAGCTCAAATGGCTTCACAGGGCCCGCCTACGCACGCTAGCATGTTTGTGGGGCCTGGGTTACCAGGTGGTGCGAGTACCCAAAACGGTTCATGGGGTGCATATGGTTTTATTCCTGGAATGAGTAGCAGGATTTTGGACCCCATTCACCCACTCGGAATGCAAGGTGCTATTCAGCCTACGATTAGTCCTCTCCTAAATCTTGGGATGCCACGTCAGCGCTGTAGGGACTTTGAGGAGCGTGGGTTTTGCTTAAGGGGGGATATGTGCCCAATGGAGCATGGTGTGAACCGGATTGTTGTTGAAGATGTTCAG AGCCTTTCTCAATTCAATCTTCCTGTCTCTATCCCAAACCCGCAAGCATTGGGAATCCAAGCTGGGCCAGGATCAATAGTTCCTTCCACTGCACCATCGAGCCTCTTTACAAGCTCCAAAGCTATTGTTCCTACTAAAGACAGCAAATCCATAGTAGCAGATGATGCATTAAGACCAAATGGAGTTTCTTCTGCTTCAGTTGTTGCTGAAGCCGATGTATACGATCCTGATCAGCCCTTGTGGAATAACGAACGGCCAGAAACATCTTCCTTGAGGCTTCCTTCACTAAACAATGATGAGGAACCAACGTGGGATGCTGACGGCATTGGAAGTGATTCCCGAAACCGCAGTTCGGCAGCCATTGTCGGTTCCGAAAGCACGAATTCTTCTGTTTGGGGCCGGATTAAATCTGGGAATAAGTCCGAACCAGGAAGGTTAACTTCTACTAATGTAACTGCTGCAAGCTATACTGAAAATGAACTGAAGGAAGATGATGAGGCAACTCCTGGTACTATTCAAGGAAAACCTCTTAAGCCTTATTCAAGACTACGTGGAGATCAGGGTCGTAATAGTGGTAGAACAACTCAAAGAGCTTCTCGTACTCTCTATATTAATGGTATTCCCCAAAAAAGCAATAGAAGAGAAACTCTTTTTGCACATTTCCGGAAATTTGgtaatataatagatatttaTATTCCAGCAAACAGTGAAAAAGCTTTTGTTCAGTTCTCTAAAAGGGAGGAGGCTGAAGCTGCTCTCAAAGCACCTGATGCTGTAATGGGTAACCGTTTTATAAAGCTATGGTGGGCCAACCGGGATAGGATTTCTGATGAGGGAGAAAGTAAGGTAAACCCTAAGTTGATGCAGTTGACTAACACAGCAGGGCCATCTATGCCACCTCAGCAAGCTGTTTCTGATGgtgggaaagaaaaagaaaatcaaccaTCTGTAGCTCCAAAGGCAAGTATGGGAAGTGCTTCTGATACAACATTGCCTACTACTGGTTCTTCGAAGAGCTTATTAGCAAGTGGGCCAAAAACAACACCTCCTGTGCAAAAGAAGCTGGAGAGCTTGGAGCTTTTGGATGAGCTTCGCAAAAAACAGGAGATTTTGGCCCAGAAGCGCAATGCGTTCCGGCGGGAATTAGATAAACTTGCAAAACAA GCTACTCCAGTAAAAAAGGGGGAAATTATTGAAGGGCAAAATACAGGTCCCACTACTGGAGCTGCAAGAGCTGTAACGCTGAGGCCTGTGAATGTTAGAATACAGGGAACTCATCAAGAAGCCGGGAATAGTACAGCTGAAAAGAGAAACCCCGGAGATCTTGTTTCACCCACTCCAAAACCTAGTTCTTTGACTGTGCTACAATCTCCAAAGACTGCAAAACTGGCAGCTCGTCCATCAGCATTATTGCATAATAGATTTAAGCTGGATAATCGGCCGACCTCATTTCGAATCCTTCCTCCTTTACCGGCAGAAATTGCAGat GTTGCTGTTCTAAAggatcatttttcatcatttggTGAGCTCTCATCTGTTGTTCTTGAAGATGCGGAAGCCCATAATGAGGGCTTAATTGAGAAGCCATCGCAAAGATGCTCTGCTGTTGTGACTTTTACAACACGCCAGTCTGCTGAAAGGGCTTATGATGGTGGTAAATCTTGGAAAGGACACAATTTGCAGTTTATGTGGCTAAAAGCGACCTCAAATTCCAACAGTAGTTGTGGGCTTCAAGAAACTTCTACTCCGATTAGCTCTTCAGGTGCTCACACCCTAGCTGATCTGGTGATATCTGAGTCACCTTCGTCGACTAAAGGGAAGTCGGTGGGCGTGCAAAATGGTGAGCCAGTAGCAAACGTGGAAGGCACAAATACAGTTGAAGTTCCAACATCAAGCTCGGAGCATCCCCCCGAATGTGATGTGCCAATGGATGCAGATAAAAGCAAATCCTAA
- the LOC109726655 gene encoding probable U3 small nucleolar RNA-associated protein 7: MVAAEETGVFDRFKPSTDQDALDELELKSKKYLRGEAANLEVLQDKKLKGQLAVREKLYGQSAKAAAKAEKWLMPSEEGYLEAEGLEKTWTIKQESIVREVDLLSARKAFDMILPELGPYTQEYTSSGRYMIVGGRKGHVAMIDMLSMDLIKEFQVRETVRDVVFLQNEQFFAVAQKKYPFIYNRHGTEVHCLKEHGKPLKLQFLDKHFLLVSVNSFAQLHYQDISTGEIVANYRTGLGRTDVMRSNPYNAVIGLGHSGGKVTMWKPTSVKPLVTMLCHHGPVTALAFHSGGHLMATAGMDRKIKLWDLRKFEVLRTYSAQAQTLDFSQKGLLATGNGSKVQIWKDSGGHEYEPYMAHAMVKGYQIGKVSFRPYEDVLGIGHSKGLSSILVPGSGEPNFDTWVANPYETNKQRREKEVHALLDKLQPETIMLDPKKIGTVRPPRRKEKKAKKEAEDEMEEAIAAAKSITVKKKTKGRNKPSKRAKKKQEEVFKAKRPFLEQPSEDGQPPAKKKQRVSEADELPKSLQRFARKKTA; this comes from the exons ATGGTGGCGGCCGAAGAAACTGGGGTTTTTGATCGATTTAAGCCTTCAACCGATCAG GATGCTTTAGATGAATTGGAGTTGAAGTCGAAGAAGTATTTGCGAGGAGAAGCTGCTAATTTAGAG GTTTTACAAGATAAGAAACTAAAAGGCCAGCTAGCTGTGAGGGAGAAATTATATGGCCAATCTGCGAAAGCTGCTGCCAAGGCTGAAAAG TGGCTTATGCCCAGTGAGGAAGGCTATTTGGAGGCTGAAGGTTTGGAGAAGACGTGGACTATCAAGCAAGAATCTATTGTTCGTGAGGTGGATCTTCTGAGTGCAAGAAAAGCTTTCGATATGATCTTACCTG AGTTAGGTCCTTATACACAGGAATACACATCAAGTGGTCGTTATATGATTGTGGGAGGGCGCAAAGGTCATGTCGCAATGATTGATATGCTAAGTATGGACCTCATCAAGGAGTTCCAG GTTAGAGAAACTGTCCGTGATGTGGTATTCTTACAAAATGAACAATTTTTTGCAGTAGCTCAGAAAAA GTACCCATTCATCTATAACCGGCACGGTACCGAAGTCCACTGCCTAAAG GAGCATGGGAAACCTCTGAAGCTCCAGTTTCTAGACAAGCACTTCCTTCTCGTATCGGTAAACAGCTTTGCGCAACTTCACTACCAAGACATAAGCACAGGCGAGATAGTCGCCAACTACCGAACCGGGCTGGGCCGGACCGACGTGATGCGGTCGAACCCATACAACGCTGTGATCGGGTTGGGCCACTCCGGCGGCAAAGTGACCATGTGGAAGCCCACCAGCGTGAAGCCCTTGGTCACTATGCTGTGCCACCACGGCCCTGTCACCGCCCTCGCCTTCCATTCCGGCGGCCACCTCATGGCAACAGCCGGCATGGACCGGAAAATCAAACTGTGGGACCTCCGGAAGTTCGAGGTCCTTCGGACTTACTCCGCCCAAGCCCAAACTCTGGACTTCAGTCAGAAGGGCTTGCTCGCAACGG GTAATGGATCGAAAGTCCAAATCTGGAAAGATTCGGGGGGTCACGAGTACGAACCCTACATGGCCCACGCGATGGTCAAGGGTTACCAAATTGGGAAGGTATCTTTCCGGCCGTACGAGGACGTTTTAGGGATCGGCCACTCCAAGGGTCTATCCTCCATCCTTGTGCCTGGCTCGGGCGAACCGAATTTCGACACGTGGGTCGCGAATCCGTACGAGACCAATAAGCAGAGGCGAGAGAAAGAAGTGCACGCACTTCTCGACAAGCTCCAGCCCGAGACCATCATGCTCGACCCGAAGAAGATCGGCACGGTGAGGCCGCCAAggaggaaagagaagaaggcGAAGAAAGAGGCGGAAGACGAGATGGAAGAGGCTATCGCGGCCGCGAAGAGTATTACAGTGAAGAAGAAGACTAAGGGAAGGAACAAGCCCAGTAAGAGGgcgaagaagaagcaggaggAGGTATTCAAGGCGAAGAGGCCGTTTTTGGAGCAACCGAGTGAGGACGGCCAGCCGCCCGCAAAGAAGAAACAGCGGGTGTCTGAGGCTGACGAGCTCCCGAAATCTCTGCAGCGTTTCGCGAGAAAGAAGACGGCTTAA
- the LOC109726688 gene encoding glycerophosphodiester phosphodiesterase GDPD1, chloroplastic-like, giving the protein MVRSALKPARFAVIGHRGKGMNALASPDRRMREIKENSVLSFNEAGRFPVDFVEFDVQVTKDDCPIIFHDNFILTEENGQMSEKRVTELNLEEFLSYGPQKERGKVGKPLLRKTKDGRVLNWNVESDDPFCTLQEAFERVDSHLGFNIELKFDDNLVYQEEELAHILLVILEVVFKYAKERPIIFSSFQPDAALVMRRLQNTYPVFFLTNGGTEIYGDARRNSLDEAIKHCLTNGLQGIVSEVKAVFRNPSAIPRIKESNLALLTYGQLNNVPEAVYIQHLMGINGVIVDLVQEITEAVSEFINPETEAAEADGDKPNSKPNFSQRELSFLLRLIPELVQ; this is encoded by the exons GATTCGCGGTGATCGGGCACCGGGGGAAGGGGATGAACGCGCTGGCCTCTCCCGACCGTCGGATGCGGGAGATCAAGGAGAACTCCGTCCTCTCCTTCAACGAGGCCGGGCGATTCCCCGTCGACTTCGTCGAATTCGACGTCCAG GTGACCAAAGATGACTGTCCAATCATCTTCCACGACAACTTTATACTCACAGAAGAGAAT GGTCAAATGTCTGAGAAGCGCGTCACAGAGCTAAACTTGGAAGAGTTTCTTTCCTATGGGCCACAAAAGGAACGTGGGAAG GTAGGAAAGCCACTGCTTAGAAAGACCAAAGATGGGAGGGTTTTAAATTGGAATGTGGAATCTGATGACCCTTTTTGCACACTACAAGAAGCCTTTGAGAGGGTGGATTCCCACCTGGGCTTCAACATAGAGTTGAAGTTTGATGACAATCTTGTGTACCAAGAGGAAGAGCTTGCCCACATTCTTCTAGTCATCTTAGAG GTGGTTTTCAAGTATGCTAAAGAAAGGCCCATCATATTCTCCAGCTTCCAACCTGACGCGGCACTGGTAATGCGCAGATTGCAGAATACTTATCCT GTCTTCTTCCTTACAAATGGAGGGACAGAGATCTACGGCGACGCCAGAAGGAATTCTCTCGACGAGGCCATCAAGCATTGCCTCACGAACGGCTTGCAGGGGATCGTATCGGAGGTAAAAGCCGTGTTCAGAAACCCGTCGGCGATTCCCAGAATCAAAGAATCGAATCTCGCTCTCCTAACTTATGGCCAACTAAA TAATGTTCCGGAGGCGGTGTACATCCAACACCTGATGGGGATCAACGGAGTCATAGTCGACCTCGTACAGGAGATCACCGAAGCGGTGTCGGAGTTCATCAACCCTGAAACagaagcagcagaagcagatGGTGATAAACCTAATTCCAAGCCCAACTTCTCACAGCGCGAGCTTTCGTTCCTGCTGAGGCTTATCCCAGAGCTGGTGCAATAA